The sequence AATATGATTAAGGGGTCTAAATATATGCTAAGGAGTTATTAGGATTTATTTTACCTTGTTTTATGGTTCTTCATTCTTTCCCTTAGGTTAGGCTTCCTTTTAAAATAggataaatcaaattaaaaaataatatgaagttAATCAATTTTTCATACACCGAAGGAGtagcaataaaatgaaataacaaaagaattagaaaaacatagattaaaaaaaaaaagtaccatgCTTtcgagagagaaagagagaaacaagaAGCATTTTCTCAAGAAccaaattaaataacaaaagaaTTAGGAAAATgtagatgaaaagaaaaaggtaccAAGCTTTTGAGGGCGAGACTTGAAGCAGCAAAGACTGCAAGCAAAGACAGGGAAAGAGAGACTCAAATTCTCAACAGTAGCATGTTctaatttagaataaaaaattaataaataaaataattatgacaGAGAAATCTATGAAGTCTCCAAAGGTGGCAAAATTTGTGGATATAGATTATTACTCGGAGAAAAAGTACTTTTCCCTTTATATTTGGAGAAGTTCATAATTTTGAATTtccccacttattttttaaaccaaccAATTTCTtcatttatgtttaaaaaataagaaaattctcccaatttgtatttttttaattaaatccaATGAAATCACAATGATTACAAATGGAATCTAATAAAACAATAATGCAATcctcaaatttttctttaacaacGTACTCAAAAAATTCTATTGAATTTAACAAATTAGGGTATTTGATCATTTCTCATATAAAGCAGAAAATTAATtcgttttaaaaatattaaggaaTAGTAAAAGAAAAGTACTCTCTCCAAACTAAACTAGAACTTACGTTCCGTTTGTTTCGATGGAAAATTATGTGTAAATATAGTTTTCCgtatttttcagtgtttggtaacataaaaaaagacaagtcaaaggaaaactatcaatggtcaacataaaaaatatgacttatttttagacattattttccattaattttttttggaaaacaactctatctcacagtaagctaaataagagaaattaaaaaaattacttttcaacttatttaaaattgttaccaaatattaaaaaatgagataattttatagaaaataatttttaaaaaatgactcAACTCCTAGAAAACATCATTGTTGAAACAGACAGGGCGTTAAAGTAAAACCAGGGCACACCGACTCTGTAGCGGCGGAAGCCCAAACAGAAAGTAAGAAGAAAACAGCGAAACAACATGAGAGGAAAAACCAAAGCCCTTCTCACTCTCTCatactctctcttctctccaGTCTTCAAACCACAACCACACACAACCACTTGGGCTCTTCTTGGTTTTACCTCTCTTTCCACCAAAGCATCCAATTCAGAAcaacccaacaacaacaacaacaacaacagagaCTCAATCCTTCTTGAGAAGTTCAGGCAAAGAAGACTCAAAGGTTCTTCAAATGATAccccaaaaaccaaacccagaCCATCACCGGAATCATCAACTTCTGCAAATGAGGATGGACCCACCAAGGAAGTGAGCAGCTTTACTGAGTTGGGTCTGAGTGAGGAGTTGACTGAGGCTGCTGGGCATATGGGTGTTTTTGTTCCTTCTGAGATTCAGTGTGTTGGGATTCCTGCTGTTTTGGAAGGGAAGAGTGTGGTGTTTAGTGCTCAGCCTAAGTCTGGCAGGACTTTAGCCTACTTGTTGCCGCTTGTTCAAGTAACTTTTCTATGcatttcctcttcctctttctttctattatttcctttccttcattttttcaaaatctgaCTTTAATTAATGATTGCTTTGTGGGTTTAGTAGGATTAATATTATGTTTGACTTTGTTTTGgggatttgtttttgtttttgttttaattgcttGTTTAGTTTCATAGAGATTAAAAAGTTCATAAGGTTTTCACTTCATTGCCCTAAGACCTGACCTCTTAGATTCATaaagattattaaaaataaattttttttttcagttgttgtttttattttatttttttaccaccaTATGTGTGTGCATTTAACATTGaaattttgtcatttgaaaTACAAATGCAAAGCTACTCcacatttcatttattttcacttccttttttttttttattgcattacTTTGCTTCTAATTTTCTTATAAGATTCCTACTGACAATTGTTAAGAGTTTCATTGCTAGCATTTTAGGCCATCTTATGTTTTTGCTGCAATGTTTAGGCTGTCAAATTATTAATACTATTCAAGACCTACCTCCCCTCCCAAAACAACCATGTAAAATTGAAGCTGTTAAGTTGCTATATAATTACGTTGATATgacaaatttacaatattattatgtttgtaGTAAGTGGAATATGAGTAACtcaattaaactaattaattttttttcttttttatagctGCTGCATCAGGAGACAAAGCCCAAGCATCCACGAGCAGTAGTGCTATGCACCACAGAAGAGCTATCTGATGAGGTCAGGACCCCTCTTTTctcctcctcttttttttttttttttttttcctgaagcATAGTTATAAGAATTTGCAGCACTAATAAACCTCAAGGATTTTTCACCCATAGTATTAAATTTGTATGGACTTCACAGGTGTTTCAGGTGGCAAAGTTTATCAGCGATTCTGCACACGCAGCACAGCTAAAGTCTGAAAAGGTTAATGGTTCGAACCAGAAAATTTTGTCGAATGCTCCAATTGGCATGATAGTTGGAACCCCTGGAGAGGTTCTTCAACACATTGACGAGGGAAATGTGGTTCCTGATGAAATCAAATACTTGGTTAGTTTCCTAAGACAGTAATTATCACATATGGATTTTGATTGTCCTGCTATCTTGGATATGGATATTCCTGTCAGGTTTGTAAAGCTTGTATCTGTGTCCTTGCATTGATCACCTTGAAACATTTAATGGTGGTGAATATCTCTTTGTAGGTGTTAGATGAGATGGACACCATGTTTGGTTGTGGCCTTGGTCCTGAAATCCAAAAGATACTAAGGCCATTAAAAAATCATGCGTCAAAATCCAATGACAAAGGATTTCAAACTGTTTTGGTGACTTCAACAGTGGCCAAGGTATGGTGTAACCTCAGTCTTGTCTTAATGATTTTGATATTTAGATTGTCTGTTTATAGGGTCTTGGATTCTTTACAAAAGTTTCAAGcttcaaaattttgtaacctTTGGCTGCTGTTTTCGCATTG is a genomic window of Quercus lobata isolate SW786 chromosome 2, ValleyOak3.0 Primary Assembly, whole genome shotgun sequence containing:
- the LOC115963811 gene encoding DEAD-box ATP-dependent RNA helicase 39-like, coding for MRGKTKALLTLSYSLFSPVFKPQPHTTTWALLGFTSLSTKASNSEQPNNNNNNNRDSILLEKFRQRRLKGSSNDTPKTKPRPSPESSTSANEDGPTKEVSSFTELGLSEELTEAAGHMGVFVPSEIQCVGIPAVLEGKSVVFSAQPKSGRTLAYLLPLVQLLHQETKPKHPRAVVLCTTEELSDEVFQVAKFISDSAHAAQLKSEKVNGSNQKILSNAPIGMIVGTPGEVLQHIDEGNVVPDEIKYLVLDEMDTMFGCGLGPEIQKILRPLKNHASKSNDKGFQTVLVTSTVAKILGEQLSPFVERLEHSHAGQIAAMLLEMDKTEVFHLTESLDVLKKKVAEAMDSLNITASES